From Aerosticca soli, a single genomic window includes:
- a CDS encoding ABC-2 transporter permease, with amino-acid sequence MKTFYWLLKREFWENRGSFLWAPVVTGGVFLLLNLMGVIAAEVLGARHGMQVGSGDGLQRLIAAMDAGDLDKVGTVLDVSMVSVSGMIALVLGFVVLFYCLGALYNDRHDRSILFWKSLPISDTQTVLSKLVSAMLVAPLIAIVVGVIAGLLQLLLIALVLSFHGINAWRLLLLAHPFKVAANLIGSIPLHALWAAPAVGWLLLCSAWARSKPFLWAVLLPIVTGVLVSWFRLMGLFDRPTGWFWSHVVLRALGSVFPGSAIVFGAERINIDPSATAGDKLAFLDLSTSYRLLGSTELWIGVAVGIVLVAAAIGFRRVRDDS; translated from the coding sequence ATGAAGACGTTCTACTGGTTGCTCAAGCGCGAGTTCTGGGAAAACCGCGGCTCGTTCCTGTGGGCGCCGGTCGTCACCGGCGGCGTGTTCCTGCTGCTCAACCTGATGGGCGTGATCGCCGCCGAGGTGCTCGGCGCGCGCCACGGCATGCAGGTCGGCAGCGGCGACGGCCTGCAGCGGCTGATCGCGGCCATGGACGCCGGCGACCTCGACAAGGTGGGCACGGTGCTCGACGTCAGCATGGTTTCGGTCAGCGGCATGATCGCGCTGGTGCTCGGCTTCGTGGTGCTGTTCTACTGCCTGGGTGCGCTGTACAACGACCGCCACGACCGCAGCATCCTGTTCTGGAAATCGCTGCCGATCTCCGACACGCAGACGGTGTTGTCCAAGCTGGTCAGCGCCATGCTGGTGGCGCCGCTGATCGCCATCGTGGTCGGCGTGATCGCCGGTCTGCTGCAGTTGCTGCTGATCGCGCTGGTGCTGTCGTTCCACGGCATCAACGCCTGGCGATTGCTGCTGCTGGCGCATCCGTTCAAGGTCGCCGCGAACCTGATCGGATCGATTCCGCTCCATGCCTTGTGGGCCGCGCCAGCGGTCGGCTGGCTGCTGCTCTGCTCGGCATGGGCGCGCAGCAAGCCGTTCCTGTGGGCCGTGTTGTTGCCGATCGTGACCGGCGTGCTGGTGAGCTGGTTCAGGCTGATGGGCCTGTTCGATCGGCCGACCGGCTGGTTCTGGAGCCACGTGGTGCTGCGCGCGCTGGGCAGCGTGTTCCCCGGCTCGGCGATCGTGTTCGGCGCCGAACGCATCAACATCGACCCATCGGCGACGGCGGGCGACAAGCTGGCCTTCCTCGATCTTTCCACGAGCTACCGGCTGCTCGGCTCGACCGAACTGTGGATCGGCGTCGCCGTGGGCATCGTGCTGGTCGCCGCCGCCATCGGGTTCCGTCGCGTGCGCGACGACAGTTGA
- a CDS encoding ABC transporter ATP-binding protein: protein MNAIVTARHLRKRYKNAVALDDVSFRIEAGRIVGLIGPNGAGKTTALKAILGLTPFEGELDVLGCDPRRQRNRLMEQVCFIADVAVLPHWIRVREAVDFVAHVHPRFDRAKCERFLARTKLVPEQKVKQLSKGMIVQLHLALVMAIDARLLVLDEPTLGLDILYRKQFYQSLLEDYFDEHKTIIVTTHQVEEIEHILTDLMFIRDGRVVLDADMESLGARFAEVLVNADRAAAARALGPLDERQVFGKHIFLFDGVDRATLAALGEVRRPSVSDLFVATMKGTYA from the coding sequence ATGAACGCCATCGTGACCGCCCGGCATCTGCGTAAGCGCTACAAGAATGCGGTCGCGCTCGACGACGTCAGCTTCCGCATCGAAGCCGGCCGCATCGTCGGCCTGATCGGCCCCAACGGCGCCGGCAAGACCACCGCGCTCAAGGCCATCCTCGGCCTCACCCCCTTCGAGGGCGAGCTCGACGTGCTCGGCTGCGATCCGCGCCGCCAGCGCAACCGGCTGATGGAACAGGTCTGCTTCATCGCCGACGTCGCCGTGCTGCCGCACTGGATCCGCGTGCGCGAGGCGGTCGACTTCGTCGCCCACGTGCATCCGCGTTTCGACCGCGCCAAGTGCGAGCGCTTCCTCGCCCGCACCAAGCTCGTGCCGGAACAGAAGGTCAAGCAGCTGTCCAAGGGCATGATCGTGCAATTGCACCTGGCCCTGGTGATGGCGATCGACGCGCGCCTGCTGGTGCTGGACGAGCCGACGCTGGGCCTGGACATCCTCTACCGCAAGCAGTTCTACCAGAGCCTGCTGGAGGACTATTTCGACGAGCACAAGACCATCATCGTCACCACGCACCAGGTCGAGGAGATCGAGCACATCCTCACCGACCTCATGTTCATCCGCGACGGCCGCGTGGTGCTCGATGCCGACATGGAATCGCTCGGCGCGCGCTTCGCCGAAGTGCTGGTCAACGCCGACCGCGCCGCCGCGGCGCGCGCGCTCGGACCGCTCGACGAACGCCAGGTGTTCGGCAAGCACATCTTCCTGTTCGACGGCGTCGATCGCGCCACGCTGGCAGCGCTCGGCGAAGTGCGCCGGCCATCCGTCAGCGACCTGTTCGTCGCCACCATGAAGGGAACCTACGCATGA
- a CDS encoding GntR family transcriptional regulator: MVTAWNDSAPIYRQLHEKVVAMILDGSLKEGDPLPSVRQVAAEMQINPLTVSKAYQALVDEGVVEKRRGLGMFVQQGAREALLASERARFLREEWPALKARLQRLGFDLQSLLDENTKETRR; the protein is encoded by the coding sequence ATGGTGACGGCCTGGAACGACAGCGCCCCGATCTATCGCCAATTGCACGAAAAGGTGGTGGCCATGATTCTCGACGGGTCGCTGAAGGAAGGGGATCCGCTGCCTTCGGTCCGGCAGGTGGCGGCCGAGATGCAGATCAATCCGCTGACCGTTTCCAAGGCCTACCAGGCGCTGGTGGACGAGGGCGTGGTCGAAAAACGCAGGGGACTTGGCATGTTCGTCCAACAAGGGGCGCGCGAGGCGCTGCTCGCATCGGAACGCGCGCGGTTTCTGCGCGAGGAATGGCCCGCGCTCAAGGCGCGCCTGCAGCGGCTCGGGTTCGATCTGCAGTCACTGCTCGACGAAAACACCAAGGAGACGCGCCGATGA
- a CDS encoding amidohydrolase, whose translation MRRTALLALLSIFLAAPALAERLFVHHVNGYTLDGQGRLRRFDALLVDAAGKVIATGSEAALAPRAGQARVIDGHGRTLLPGLIDAHGHVLGLGLARTEVDLGATHSLAEAQARVKRYAAEHPQAPWILGGGWNQENWRLGRFPTAQELDAAVADRPVWLSRIDGHAGWANGAAMRAAGIDRHTPDPAGGHIERDAQGNPTGVFVDAATALIAAKVPAPTPAQLAAALDSALAELASVGLTGVGDAGIDLATYRLYRQYADAGRLSVRIDAMIHGTGADFDAIAADGPLVGYADDRLNVRTVKLFADGALGSRGAALLEPYADDPGNRGLLFIAPADLVAMMGKAFDRGYQVAVHAIGDRANREVLDAYAAAYRTHPQASALRNRIEHAQIVTAADRPRFVDLGLIASMQPTHATSDMHMAELRLGPARLAEAYAWRSFLQQGTRIAGGSDFPVESPNPFFGLHAAVTRQDHQGQPPGGWLPEQRMTLVEALRAFTLDAAYAAHDEAVRGTLEPGKWADFILVDRDLFAIPASALWQTRVLETWLGGRRVYAAPADTQTPAH comes from the coding sequence ATGCGCCGCACCGCCCTCCTTGCGCTCTTGTCGATCTTCCTCGCCGCGCCCGCCCTGGCGGAGCGGCTCTTCGTTCATCACGTCAACGGCTACACCCTGGACGGCCAGGGGCGACTGCGCCGTTTCGACGCCCTGCTGGTGGACGCGGCGGGCAAGGTGATCGCCACCGGCAGCGAGGCCGCGCTCGCGCCGCGCGCGGGCCAGGCGCGGGTGATCGACGGCCACGGCCGCACCCTGCTGCCCGGCCTCATCGACGCCCATGGCCACGTGCTCGGACTCGGCCTGGCCCGCACCGAGGTCGATCTCGGCGCGACGCACTCGCTCGCCGAAGCGCAGGCCCGCGTCAAACGCTACGCCGCCGAGCACCCGCAGGCACCGTGGATCCTGGGCGGCGGCTGGAACCAGGAAAACTGGCGGCTCGGCCGTTTTCCCACCGCGCAGGAACTGGACGCCGCGGTGGCCGACCGGCCGGTCTGGCTGAGCCGTATCGACGGCCACGCCGGCTGGGCCAACGGCGCGGCCATGCGTGCCGCCGGCATCGACCGGCACACGCCCGACCCGGCCGGCGGCCACATCGAACGCGATGCGCAGGGCAACCCCACCGGCGTATTCGTCGATGCCGCCACCGCGCTGATCGCGGCCAAGGTGCCCGCGCCGACGCCCGCACAGCTCGCCGCGGCACTGGACAGCGCGCTCGCCGAGCTCGCCAGCGTGGGACTGACCGGAGTCGGCGACGCCGGCATCGACCTGGCCACCTATCGGCTCTACCGGCAATATGCCGATGCCGGCCGGCTCAGCGTGCGCATCGACGCGATGATCCACGGCACCGGCGCGGATTTCGACGCCATCGCCGCGGACGGCCCGCTGGTCGGCTATGCCGACGACCGGCTCAACGTGCGCACGGTCAAGCTGTTCGCCGACGGCGCGCTCGGCAGCCGCGGCGCGGCGCTGCTCGAACCGTATGCCGACGATCCGGGCAACCGCGGCCTGCTGTTCATCGCCCCGGCGGACCTGGTGGCGATGATGGGCAAGGCTTTCGACCGCGGCTATCAGGTGGCCGTGCACGCGATCGGCGACCGTGCCAACCGCGAGGTGCTCGACGCCTACGCGGCCGCCTACCGCACCCATCCACAAGCCAGCGCGCTGCGCAACCGCATCGAGCACGCGCAGATCGTCACCGCCGCGGACCGGCCGCGCTTCGTCGACCTCGGCCTGATCGCCTCCATGCAGCCCACCCATGCCACCTCGGACATGCACATGGCCGAGCTCCGGCTGGGTCCGGCGCGGCTGGCGGAAGCCTATGCCTGGCGCAGTTTCCTGCAGCAGGGCACGCGCATCGCCGGCGGCTCGGATTTCCCGGTGGAATCGCCCAATCCGTTCTTCGGCCTGCACGCGGCGGTGACCCGGCAGGATCACCAAGGCCAGCCGCCCGGAGGCTGGCTGCCCGAACAGCGCATGACCCTGGTCGAGGCGCTGCGCGCCTTCACCCTGGATGCCGCCTACGCGGCGCACGACGAAGCGGTCCGCGGCACGCTGGAACCGGGCAAATGGGCCGACTTCATCCTCGTCGACCGCGACCTCTTCGCCATCCCCGCCAGTGCGCTCTGGCAGACCCGGGTGCTGGAAACCTGGCTGGGCGGACGGCGCGTGTACGCCGCCCCCGCGGACACGCAAACCCCCGCGCATTGA
- a CDS encoding alpha-amylase family glycosyl hydrolase, which translates to MPRSLLAAIALLAALCAGVCGAQTSPPAPAATTGSGVWYEIFVRAFADSNGDGIGDLNGVTARLDYLQSLGVDGLWLLPIHPSPSYHGYDVTDYESINPQYGSEEDFQRLLAEAHRRGMRVIIDFVANHTSSRHPWFQAARDTSDPHHAWYVWAGPGTDLKARSATGGPAWHALDGQHYLGVFTAEMPDLNYDTPAVRTKMIRIGRHWLEQGVDGYRLDAAQHIYFDFAAQRGDPNVAVANVRWWREFRDGIEPARPHAYLVGEATEATLAQLPAHLGPLDAIFDFPLATRLLESVKQERDRGILAQAVPVAAAYAAAGRPAGDATFLSNHDQTRVMTQLRGHAGHARVATALLMTLPGEPYVYYGEELGLEGRKPDPDLREPMRWNRRTDAPGESRWKRLTANTSPQVSVEAEEADPNSLLNRYRLLIHWRAELPALRHGDLVAFDSGDPQLVAFVRAAEGTRLLVVHNLSGHSKRMTLDPSRGFSRLLRQTAADTGLADGTLTLPPYASAILE; encoded by the coding sequence ATGCCCCGTTCCCTGCTTGCCGCCATCGCCCTGCTCGCGGCCCTCTGCGCCGGCGTGTGTGGAGCGCAGACGTCGCCGCCGGCGCCTGCGGCCACCACCGGCTCTGGCGTCTGGTACGAGATCTTCGTGCGCGCCTTCGCCGACTCCAACGGCGACGGCATCGGCGACCTGAACGGCGTCACCGCGCGGCTGGACTATCTGCAGTCGCTCGGCGTGGACGGTCTCTGGCTGCTGCCGATCCATCCCTCGCCGAGCTACCACGGCTACGACGTCACCGACTACGAGTCGATCAACCCGCAATACGGCAGCGAGGAGGACTTCCAGCGCCTGCTCGCCGAGGCGCACCGGCGCGGCATGCGGGTGATCATCGACTTCGTGGCCAACCACACCAGCAGCCGGCACCCCTGGTTCCAGGCTGCGCGCGACACGAGCGACCCGCACCACGCCTGGTACGTCTGGGCCGGCCCGGGCACCGACCTCAAGGCGCGCAGCGCCACCGGCGGCCCGGCCTGGCATGCGCTGGACGGCCAGCACTACCTCGGCGTGTTCACCGCCGAGATGCCGGATCTCAATTACGACACCCCGGCGGTGCGCACCAAGATGATCCGCATCGGCCGCCATTGGCTCGAACAGGGCGTGGACGGCTATCGCCTGGACGCCGCCCAGCACATCTATTTCGACTTCGCCGCCCAGCGCGGCGACCCCAACGTCGCCGTCGCCAACGTGCGCTGGTGGCGCGAGTTCCGCGACGGCATCGAACCGGCCCGCCCGCACGCCTATCTGGTCGGCGAGGCGACCGAAGCCACGCTCGCCCAGCTGCCCGCCCACCTGGGACCGCTCGATGCGATCTTCGACTTCCCGCTCGCCACCCGGCTGCTGGAAAGCGTCAAGCAGGAACGCGACCGCGGCATCCTCGCCCAGGCCGTGCCGGTAGCCGCCGCCTACGCCGCCGCCGGCCGTCCGGCGGGCGATGCCACCTTTCTGTCCAACCACGACCAGACCCGGGTGATGACCCAGCTGCGCGGCCACGCCGGCCATGCGCGGGTGGCCACGGCGCTGCTGATGACCCTGCCCGGCGAGCCGTACGTCTATTACGGCGAGGAACTCGGCCTGGAGGGCCGCAAACCGGATCCCGACCTGCGCGAGCCGATGCGCTGGAACCGCCGCACCGACGCGCCCGGCGAGAGCCGCTGGAAGCGGCTGACCGCCAACACCAGCCCGCAGGTCTCGGTGGAAGCCGAAGAGGCCGACCCCAACTCCCTGCTCAACCGCTATCGCCTGCTCATCCACTGGCGTGCCGAGCTGCCGGCACTGCGCCACGGCGATCTCGTGGCCTTCGACAGCGGCGATCCGCAACTGGTGGCCTTCGTCCGCGCCGCCGAGGGCACGCGCCTGCTGGTGGTGCACAATCTTTCCGGCCACAGCAAGCGGATGACGCTGGATCCTTCCCGCGGCTTCAGCCGGCTGCTGCGCCAGACCGCGGCGGACACCGGCCTTGCCGACGGCACACTGACCCTGCCGCCCTACGCCAGCGCGATTCTCGAATGA
- a CDS encoding tryptophan halogenase family protein codes for MNARTGEPMSDGAEDLRLRRVVIVGGGTAGWISAALLARALGRQVRIVLVESPEIGTVGVGEATIPQIRLINTFLGIDEDELLRAVQGTFKLGIQFCDWHRIGHAYYHAFGEIGAPLGLLPFHAYWLRDRSRPDAADLWAYALNAQACEARRFDRRQRIGTSPLSGLRYAYHFDAGLYARHLRRHCDGRVVEAVEGTVIEVERRAADGFIAAVHLRDGRRIEGDLFIDCSGFRGLLIEGALEAGYEDWSHWLPCDRALAVPSARQGPMRPYTQALARSAGWQWRIPLQHREGNGHVYCSRYLSDDEACAMLLSNLEGEPLAEPRPLRFTAGVRKRFWSHNCIALGLASGFLEPLESTSIHLVQSGLGRLLALLPDRACAPALREEYNRQTRFEYERIRDFLILHYRATERRDTPFWRDCAALPMPASLAHKIALFRAGGRIVREGEELFTEGSWLQVMLGQGIVPHAYPALADTLPGPQFDGFLADLRTLIARAIADMPAHERFIADHCAAGTGAGMLN; via the coding sequence ATGAACGCACGTACGGGGGAGCCGATGAGCGACGGCGCCGAGGACCTTCGCCTTCGCCGCGTGGTGATCGTCGGCGGCGGCACCGCCGGCTGGATCAGCGCCGCACTGCTGGCGCGCGCGCTGGGCCGCCAGGTGCGGATCGTGCTGGTCGAATCGCCGGAGATCGGCACCGTCGGCGTCGGCGAGGCGACCATTCCGCAAATCCGCCTCATCAACACCTTCCTCGGCATCGACGAGGACGAGCTCCTGCGCGCGGTGCAGGGCACCTTCAAGCTCGGCATCCAGTTTTGCGACTGGCACCGGATCGGCCACGCCTACTATCACGCCTTCGGCGAGATCGGCGCGCCGCTCGGGTTGCTGCCGTTCCATGCCTACTGGCTGCGCGATCGCAGCCGGCCCGACGCAGCGGATCTGTGGGCCTATGCGCTCAACGCCCAGGCCTGCGAGGCGCGACGCTTCGACCGCCGCCAGCGCATCGGCACGAGTCCGCTTTCCGGCCTGCGTTACGCCTACCATTTCGACGCCGGTCTGTATGCGCGCCACCTGCGTCGGCATTGCGACGGCCGCGTGGTCGAGGCGGTCGAGGGCACGGTGATCGAAGTCGAACGGCGCGCCGCGGACGGCTTCATCGCGGCGGTGCACCTGCGCGACGGTCGCCGCATCGAAGGCGACCTCTTCATCGACTGCTCGGGTTTCCGCGGCCTGCTGATCGAAGGCGCGCTCGAGGCCGGCTACGAGGACTGGTCCCACTGGCTGCCCTGCGACCGCGCACTGGCGGTACCGAGCGCCCGCCAAGGCCCGATGCGCCCCTACACCCAGGCGCTGGCACGATCGGCCGGTTGGCAGTGGCGTATTCCGCTGCAGCATCGCGAAGGCAACGGCCATGTCTATTGCAGCCGCTACCTCAGCGATGACGAGGCTTGCGCGATGCTGCTGTCCAACCTGGAAGGCGAGCCGCTCGCCGAGCCGCGCCCGCTGCGCTTCACCGCCGGCGTGCGCAAGCGCTTCTGGAGCCATAACTGCATCGCGCTCGGCCTGGCCAGCGGCTTCCTGGAGCCCTTGGAATCGACCAGCATCCACCTCGTGCAGTCGGGCCTCGGCCGGCTGCTCGCGCTGCTGCCGGACCGCGCCTGCGCACCGGCCTTGCGCGAGGAATACAACCGCCAGACCCGCTTCGAATACGAGCGCATCCGCGATTTCCTGATCCTGCACTACCGCGCCACCGAACGCCGCGACACGCCGTTCTGGCGCGATTGCGCGGCCTTGCCGATGCCAGCCAGCCTCGCACACAAGATCGCGCTGTTCCGCGCCGGCGGCCGCATCGTGCGCGAGGGCGAGGAACTCTTCACCGAAGGCAGCTGGCTGCAGGTGATGCTGGGCCAGGGCATCGTGCCGCACGCTTATCCCGCGCTCGCCGACACCCTGCCCGGCCCGCAGTTCGATGGCTTCCTCGCCGATCTGCGCACGCTGATCGCCCGCGCCATCGCCGACATGCCGGCGCACGAGCGCTTCATCGCCGACCACTGCGCCGCCGGCACCGGCGCCGGTATGCTGAACTGA
- a CDS encoding YbdD/YjiX family protein yields MPRILGLWRRAVQTARLCCGIPDYDVYVAHLKSHHPERPIPSYREFFRERQEARYRGTGGRCC; encoded by the coding sequence ATGCCACGTATCCTCGGACTCTGGCGCCGGGCGGTGCAGACCGCCCGGCTGTGCTGCGGCATTCCCGACTACGACGTCTACGTCGCGCATCTGAAATCGCATCATCCCGAGCGACCGATCCCGAGTTACCGCGAGTTCTTCCGCGAACGCCAGGAAGCGCGCTACCGCGGCACCGGCGGGCGCTGCTGCTGA
- a CDS encoding carbon starvation CstA family protein has translation MHATTAVPPSPAGKILWAAIAIVGAWCLGVVALRRGEPINAIWLVAAAIAVFVIAYRFYARFIERTVLRMDPSRATPAVLHNDGLDYVPTDKWVVFGHHFAAIAGAGPLVGPVLAAQMGYLPGTLWILVGVVFAGAVQDFMVLGLSVRRDARSLGHMLRDELGPTAGVIAMFGVLVLMMIVLAVLALVVVKALTHSPWGTFTVACTIPIALLMGVYLRWLRPGRILEVSLIGLVLLLLAIGYGKHVADTPAVAAWFDFDAKSLAWLLIAYGFCASVLPVWLLLAPRDYLSTFLKIGTIFLLALAIFLAAPTLQMGAVTRFIDGTGPVFQGHLFPFLFITIACGAVSGWHSIIASGTTPKLLANEGEARMVGYGGMLMEAFVAIMALVAAAALQPGVYFAMNSPGALIGTSVEQAARTISEWGFVVTPDQLVQTARDIGESSILSRAGGAPTLAVGMAQLLHKLVPGESMMAFWYHYAILFEALFILTTVDAGTRVGRFMIQEIAGLVHKPLQKTESWTGNLLATVICVALWGYLLYQGAVDPLGGINTLWPLFGIANQMLAAIALMLCTVVVVKLKRERYVWVPGIPAIWLVVCTLTAGWQKLSGPISFTAAAGKYAQALADGKLLAPAKSTLEMQRIVTNNRVDAALTALFMLLVLSMAAFALRAIVQAWRANQPTAHEEPYVALSNLAGGR, from the coding sequence ATGCATGCCACGACTGCCGTTCCGCCGAGTCCGGCGGGCAAGATCCTGTGGGCCGCCATCGCCATCGTCGGCGCCTGGTGCCTGGGCGTGGTCGCGCTGCGGCGCGGCGAGCCGATCAACGCGATCTGGCTGGTCGCCGCGGCGATCGCGGTGTTCGTCATCGCCTACCGCTTCTACGCGCGTTTCATCGAACGCACGGTGCTGCGCATGGATCCGAGCCGCGCCACGCCCGCGGTGCTGCACAACGACGGGCTGGATTACGTGCCGACCGACAAGTGGGTGGTGTTCGGCCACCACTTCGCCGCGATCGCCGGCGCGGGGCCGCTGGTCGGCCCGGTGCTGGCCGCGCAGATGGGCTACCTGCCCGGCACGCTGTGGATCCTGGTCGGCGTGGTGTTCGCCGGCGCGGTGCAGGATTTCATGGTGCTCGGCCTGTCGGTGCGCCGCGACGCGCGCTCGCTCGGCCACATGCTGCGCGACGAGCTCGGCCCCACCGCCGGCGTGATCGCCATGTTCGGCGTGCTGGTGCTGATGATGATCGTGCTGGCGGTGCTGGCGCTGGTGGTGGTGAAAGCGCTCACGCACAGCCCGTGGGGCACCTTCACCGTGGCCTGCACGATTCCGATCGCGCTGCTGATGGGCGTGTACCTGCGCTGGCTGCGGCCCGGGCGCATCCTCGAAGTCTCGCTGATCGGCCTGGTGCTGCTGCTGCTCGCGATCGGCTATGGCAAGCACGTGGCCGATACGCCCGCGGTCGCGGCGTGGTTCGACTTCGACGCCAAGTCACTGGCGTGGCTCCTGATCGCCTATGGCTTCTGCGCCTCGGTGCTGCCGGTGTGGCTGCTGCTGGCGCCGCGCGACTATCTTTCCACGTTCCTGAAGATCGGCACCATCTTCCTGCTCGCGCTGGCGATCTTCCTGGCCGCGCCGACGCTGCAGATGGGCGCGGTGACGCGCTTCATCGACGGCACCGGGCCGGTGTTCCAGGGCCACCTGTTCCCGTTCCTGTTCATCACCATCGCCTGCGGCGCGGTGTCGGGCTGGCATTCGATCATCGCCTCGGGCACCACGCCCAAGCTGCTCGCCAACGAAGGCGAGGCGCGCATGGTCGGCTACGGCGGCATGCTGATGGAGGCCTTCGTCGCGATCATGGCGCTGGTCGCGGCCGCCGCGTTGCAGCCGGGCGTGTACTTCGCGATGAATTCGCCCGGCGCGCTGATCGGCACCAGCGTCGAGCAGGCCGCGCGCACGATCAGCGAATGGGGCTTCGTGGTGACGCCCGACCAGCTCGTGCAGACTGCCAGGGACATCGGCGAAAGCAGCATCCTGTCCCGCGCCGGCGGCGCGCCGACGCTGGCAGTGGGCATGGCGCAACTGCTGCACAAGCTGGTGCCCGGCGAGAGCATGATGGCGTTCTGGTACCACTACGCGATCCTGTTCGAGGCGCTGTTCATCCTGACCACGGTGGACGCCGGCACGCGCGTGGGCCGCTTCATGATCCAGGAGATCGCCGGCCTGGTGCACAAGCCGCTGCAGAAGACCGAATCGTGGACCGGCAACCTGCTCGCCACGGTGATCTGCGTGGCGCTGTGGGGTTACCTGCTCTACCAGGGCGCGGTCGATCCGCTGGGCGGCATCAACACGCTGTGGCCGCTGTTCGGCATCGCCAACCAGATGCTGGCCGCGATCGCGCTGATGCTGTGCACGGTGGTGGTGGTCAAGCTCAAGCGCGAGCGCTACGTGTGGGTGCCGGGCATCCCGGCGATCTGGCTGGTGGTGTGCACGCTCACCGCCGGCTGGCAGAAGCTTTCCGGACCGATCAGCTTCACCGCGGCGGCGGGCAAGTACGCGCAGGCGCTCGCCGACGGCAAGCTGCTGGCGCCGGCCAAGAGCACGCTGGAGATGCAGCGCATCGTCACCAACAATCGCGTCGATGCGGCGCTCACCGCCTTGTTCATGCTGCTGGTGCTGAGCATGGCCGCGTTCGCCCTGCGCGCGATCGTCCAGGCCTGGCGCGCCAACCAGCCGACCGCGCACGAGGAACCCTACGTCGCGCTCTCCAACCTGGCCGGAGGCCGCTGA
- a CDS encoding non-heme iron oxygenase ferredoxin subunit yields the protein MKTSEVSEGQPVPVSVEGLPALAVYRLGNEFYVTDNLCTHGNAMLTDGFQEGAIIECPFHGGAFDIRSGEAVQFPCQVPLKTYPVVIQDGYVCIRRPQ from the coding sequence GTGAAAACCTCCGAAGTCAGCGAAGGCCAGCCCGTGCCGGTTTCGGTCGAGGGCCTGCCGGCGCTCGCCGTCTATCGGCTCGGTAACGAGTTCTACGTCACCGACAACCTGTGCACGCACGGCAACGCCATGCTCACCGACGGCTTCCAGGAAGGCGCCATCATCGAATGCCCCTTCCACGGCGGCGCCTTCGACATCCGCAGCGGCGAGGCCGTGCAGTTTCCCTGCCAGGTGCCGCTCAAGACCTATCCGGTCGTCATCCAGGACGGCTACGTGTGCATCCGCCGCCCGCAGTGA
- a CDS encoding TetR/AcrR family transcriptional regulator: MSADSTDDPMVATEGSRRSLILRRAARLFSEHGYDRTTIREIAQAVGMQSGSLFYHFPTKDHILAAIITDSMAWGLSIAEASVAQARTPRGRFHALLHGHLRALLDEDSLHAHRVSIREWNHLPRPLREPIERLADAYRALWWQVMDELEGARLLQVSKDVFYHFCIGGLNWTAWWCSDRSPAAIERLAQDYLALLLPDDGH; encoded by the coding sequence ATGAGCGCAGACTCCACCGATGACCCGATGGTCGCCACCGAAGGCTCGCGTCGCAGCCTGATCCTGCGCAGGGCGGCACGGCTCTTTTCCGAACACGGCTACGATCGCACGACCATCCGCGAGATCGCGCAGGCGGTGGGCATGCAGAGCGGCTCGCTGTTCTACCACTTTCCGACCAAGGACCACATTCTCGCCGCGATCATCACCGACAGCATGGCCTGGGGACTCTCGATCGCCGAAGCCAGCGTGGCCCAGGCCCGCACGCCGCGCGGCCGTTTTCACGCGCTGCTGCACGGCCACCTGCGCGCGCTGCTGGACGAGGACTCGCTGCACGCACACCGGGTCTCGATCCGCGAATGGAACCACTTGCCGCGGCCGCTGCGCGAACCGATCGAGCGGCTTGCCGACGCCTATCGCGCGCTGTGGTGGCAGGTGATGGACGAGCTGGAAGGCGCGCGCCTGCTCCAGGTGTCCAAGGACGTGTTCTATCACTTCTGCATCGGCGGCCTGAACTGGACCGCCTGGTGGTGCAGCGACCGCTCGCCGGCGGCCATCGAGCGACTGGCGCAGGACTACCTTGCCCTGCTGCTGCCCGACGACGGTCACTGA
- a CDS encoding PaaI family thioesterase: MNGAELAALPERIRSVLTAACTHELELAFLRIADGRSEARWMPPRRFLNGHGVIQGGFIAAVCDLAMAAAVASQLPEGRLFTSINLSLTYHRPVLPADYEVHGRLLRLGRRTAYAEAELRQQDRLVTSANGSLLLAAD, encoded by the coding sequence ATGAATGGCGCGGAGCTCGCCGCCCTGCCCGAGCGCATCCGCTCGGTGTTGACCGCAGCCTGCACCCACGAGCTCGAATTGGCCTTCCTGCGCATCGCCGATGGCCGATCCGAGGCCCGCTGGATGCCACCGCGGCGCTTTCTGAACGGCCATGGCGTGATCCAGGGTGGCTTCATCGCCGCGGTATGCGACCTGGCCATGGCCGCGGCGGTCGCCTCGCAGCTGCCCGAAGGGCGGCTGTTCACCTCGATCAATCTCTCCCTCACCTACCATCGGCCGGTGCTGCCGGCGGACTACGAGGTCCACGGCCGGCTGCTGCGACTGGGCCGGCGCACCGCCTACGCCGAGGCAGAGCTGCGCCAGCAGGATCGGCTGGTGACGAGCGCGAATGGCAGCCTGCTGCTTGCCGCGGATTGA